The segment TCTAATCTAAACCTTGAAATAGATTCATTTCAAAGGGAGAGAATGCTAATACCTATGATTGAACATGTTCGTATTGTATTTGCACTTGTTCCAATCCCGTATGTTAATGCAGTGCATATATTTCGGCTGTGCTATTTCCTGCTGGGACAGAAATTTCAGGGCTTTAACTTCTTcgaacatttttttattttatcagaTAAGCCGTTCCCCAGTGTTCAAAGCGATGCTTGAGAATGAGATGGAAGAAAGCCGGAGTGGCACCATCAAGATTGGTGATGTATCATATGATGCCTTACGCGCCTTTGTCAACTATATGTACACTGCTGAAGCATGCCTTGATGAGCAAATGGCTTATGACCTTTTAGTATTGGCTGAAAAATACCAGGTAAAGCATCTCAAGGCTTATTGTGAGAAGTTCTTTGTGTCGAAACTGAACTGGGAGAATTCAATGCTGAGCTATGCCATAGCACACCAGCACAATGCCAAGCTTATGCTTGATGCAGCTTTGTCAGTGATCACAGACAACATGGATAAGCTTACTAAACGGGAAGAGTATGCAGAGCTGGTGGAGAAGGATCCTCGGCTAATAGTGGAAATCTATGAAGCTTATCTCTCCAAACAGGTTAATACTGCTGCCCACAAGGATTCTTCGATGAAGTCATAGGCAAGTTCTGGGTTTTCTTGGTATGCTGATCTGAAGCAATGATTATTCTCCTGACTTGGGATATGAGTTCTTGATCATAATTCATTGTCTAGTGAAATCTTTATTGTGATAAACTAAAATCTTTTTGTTAGGCTGAAAAGGCATTCTAATGGTTTTTGGcacccaaatttaaa is part of the Quercus robur chromosome 9, dhQueRobu3.1, whole genome shotgun sequence genome and harbors:
- the LOC126700595 gene encoding BTB/POZ domain-containing protein At4g08455-like, which gives rise to MPLVSFDNATQTESMIATTMKCLSCQASYETRDSGTCKECYEEANETEEDRKREIEDLKAKVAFLRFWSPFDPQHLSRPNGPCFTDVVLVASSDDGSSSGPLIPVPAHKAVLISRSPVFKAMLENEMEESRSGTIKIGDVSYDALRAFVNYMYTAEACLDEQMAYDLLVLAEKYQVKHLKAYCEKFFVSKLNWENSMLSYAIAHQHNAKLMLDAALSVITDNMDKLTKREEYAELVEKDPRLIVEIYEAYLSKQVNTAAHKDSSMKS